The nucleotide sequence ATGGAGAAATAAAGTTGATGACAgtcataaaatagcatattaaATGATTGATCACTGCTTGAAAGtaagtttcattaaaataatcaaaacagttacataaacatacaaagaaaaatgcagaacCTTCCATTTTTTCACTGTAAAAGGCTAGAAACTCTGCTCAAAATCCTCTACTGGCTCCCTATTTCTCTGAGTACTATAAAAGTCATAGTCCTTTCAATAGTAGACACCAAGGGCAGCATATCCACAACCCAGTCCTGCCTTGGGGCCTTTGCCCTGTTTATTCCACTGTCTGAAATGATCTTCCTCAAATATCCACACAGTcacctcctctcttcttctctgctCAAATGTTAACCTTGGCAATAAGGCCCTGCCTTCACCATTTAAAACTGCAATCCTACTCAAGAACTCCAAGTCTCCTCATCCTgctcatattttgcttttttcccatAACACATTACTTCTTAAAATACTACAGtcacatatacatttattatttattttattatgtttattgtttGTCCCCCTACATTCCACACAGTGTGGTATCTGCACATTTCTCAGCTTAGTTCAATGAGGAATCATCTCACTTGGAAATAATGCCTGGCTCCCAGTAGgcattcaaatatttgttgaatgaataaagtgATTAATTTTCAAACCCTTTCCCCATTTATGATGTACATAGCAAGACACTAACTCTGTGATCAATTAGTAATGTCTGTCACAAGGTCAGAAAAGAGGAATAGTTTTTGTATGCTTTTTATTTGCCAACTCTGTTCAGAATATTAATGTACTCTCTACACAGTAGATTCTGAGGCTAAAGACAAATGATCCTATCCTTTTACAAAGCCAGTATTGAGTACTCTAAATAACTTtgcattaaaaggaaaaaaagacatctTATAAATGTAAAGTCTGtattagaaagttaaaaatagatgATACAACCTATACTTCTGAAGATTTAAAACCAGTATCACTGGTCAAAACAAAATCTGCATATCATATTGCCTTATGCTTCTGCTTTAAATAGATTTCACAACtgtgcattttaaacaaatttattttccttcaagaaatttgaaagaagaaaatgccttagtccacacattaaaaaaatgaagacaagtcTGGtgcactcttttaaaaaaaataaataaatgaccaagTGCTTTACTAAGTTGTGAATAACATACATATCAACTACCATAAGACTTGAGAACAAGAATATAATGTCAAGTGTatttcacataaatatatatactttatgttttacaaacacaaaaaataaatttattaatattcttattCATAAAGCCAAGTCAAGAAGGTAACCATAAGtctgatttccaatttttcctttcaaattgaATGATTTGATTTAATATTTGAAGTCAGCAAAAACTCCAAGATATCAGACCTTATATACTATACTTATACATCTAAATGGAATACAAAGACAAACCTAGAAGATTTATTACAGGTTGTAAATATGTCACTAATGCAGAATTACTGGACAGTACACATACAGCTGGTGCCAAAAAAGCTTTTAGCTTTGTTGCTGAACTGGATTCTTTACTgctgagaaaatgaattaatgGAGGAATTGAAAAGGTGGGGGAGAAACTTTCCCGTCTTTGCTAGTAAATCAACTAGAATATACTTTTAAGAATTGtgtaagagttaaaaaaaaaaaaaagtagccctAGAGATGAACAGGATTTTAAGaatttataggaaaaataatatgGAAGTTATAAATAATTACTAGAATCCTAACATTTTCCCATCCAGAGATTTATATAATATATGGAACACCAATTCTCTGACaaaggtaagagaaagaaaaaccaaagacaTGTAAGATCTGGCTCACTATCATAATTTTGACTAATTTTGTTCTCCATGATTAGTATGATAAAGGCAGTATAACTGAAACGTCAGGAACactataacaaatatataaaatgaaaataaattaactgaAATCTTACCAATTCCTGCTTTACTGGATGTTCCTTAGGATTCACTCCTTGAGTTGCCAAATAAACTACAAGAGAAAGATTTCATAGCATAAATTGGTGTTAAGTATTAATAAGAACACCCCAACTAAAGAAACCCTAATTActcacaaaaaaaaggaaagtagatGGAtggttaattaaattttaaatcattcctCCTCTATGTAGTATTAAATTTACATGTGACTCATGGAAACCCAGTATtctgatttaaaagaaataaatatctgacTATTAAAATCACTATAAAGCATAAACATATATTTtgctatcatttaaaaattaaatatttgctttctaaTTAACTCCAAAGTAACATACATACCCCAAAACATTGAATTTAATGTGTACGCAGAAACTAAATCCACTTTTGCTTGTTCAAGCGGGTCCAACTAATaaaaaagagagcaaaataaATACGCAAACTTTGAACACCATCAGATAACATCTTAAACTTTCATGAAGCCCAATGTATCAAAGAAATGTTTGGGTTCTTTTTACTTCTTACAATGCAACAACCAAATGATCTGgatataatttacaaaaataagttttcttaaCCAGAGATTTTTTCCCCACAAATTTTCACTTCAGAGTATCATCTTTAGTTAGACAAGAAATATATATCATCCAAGAAAAAttcttctgaattattttaatttcagaagttATCATCTGGGCTTTTATGTCAAAAGCAATTTTTCAATATAAACATTGTACATGATGCATCTATGTATAAGAAGCAGGCTAACATGCTTAAGCACTACCAAAGACAGAAGAAACATAATGAGATTTGTTTTACACTGTCAAAGTCAATTTACTCTTTTTGTCCTATAGAGTTTCCAGAAACCCTGATAACATCATTGTAATACTTAGAAGGTCAAAAATAGAGTCTGTCAAAAAGAATGCTGTAAGTGCTCCTTGTTTCTGAAAACCAAGTCAACATGAAAATGTAGTTAAGGTTGGTGTTTTATTGTTctccccaaaaaaaccaaaacacttaaaaaattgaaataaagggagaaagaagcATAAATCACTAATCTATTGTTTCTTCCATATGTTTCATAAGACAGAGTGCTATCTATGAAACTCAACTTTTAGGAATTACATTCTTAAAATACCTTCTGCAACAACTCATTTCTAGAAACAGACATCATGGTCTTCAGCATCTCATCCACAGCACCAATGGAATTCTCAAACGCTGACAAATACTCATGAATTTCTACTGGATAGTCTTCATTAATTTCTTCACCTGCCATTATGaccaactggaaaaaaaataaattctgagagTTCATAATGGAGACAGAGCATGTTCTTTAGtttaccaaaaaataatttcatttatttcaaaagcaCTAAAAGAGTTAAAACATGAAGCTAATTAAACAAATATTCTCCGAATACGATTCTAGAGCAACTTTATTCCAGCTTCCCTTCTTCTTAAACAGcttgggaggaaagaggaaagaacccACCCAAGTCCACTAATGCTACACGTATCAAatgtttaatacatttaaaaacactaaaaacatgattacaaatatGAGATATAATCAAAttcctacattttaaaaactttctgttGAAGTGAAAGACCAAGAAAAGCAATGAAAGTTTAATAAGTATATCCCCTAATGCCTGCTGAAGAAATAAGCAAAGTACTTTTCTTTGAAAAGCTTATATATCTTAGCCTTTCTAAATTTAAACGGTGATCTAGCAGGATGttatattaaactaaaaaattagaaatcttaGGTGTGAAAAACGTTGGTCATTTACCACTAAAACTATTTCTCAagcctatatatatttatattccttacattttttaaaaatattaataagaaattcAGAGAGTTCATAAATCTCATAAAGTCtataagcagaaaagaaaaaaacttgggGAAAATAAACTATATGGTTTTCATTTAGGATAGAACATACTCTGACAGgccattcttttaaaattcacatttatatcataataattaatatttatgtgaGAAAAAGCAAAATCCATACAATGTATTAAATGAAGTACCTAATACCAAATTTCAGAAGCAATTCCAAGTCATGTGTAACATCTTTAGgttacaaaaatttttattagcaGAAATGCCTCTTTCATTACATGGCTAAGGAGAAGAGCAATAATGTAAATCGTAGCAAAGAGCATTGCAGAATGGAAGTAAAGAGATGGGCTTTCCATCTTGCTTGATCACTGACTTTGTCACCTTAGATAAATCACTgaatctctctgggcctcaaatACCTCATCCATAAAACAAGGCAGTTGGTCTAATGATCTATAAAGCACCTTATAGTTCTAAATGTTATGCTATATCTTTTTAGGTTTCAAAAGTACTACCTGAACATTTAGTCATAATAAATCAACATTTCTTTTCAATGAGTATATTCCACTGAGACATccagtttcattaaaaaaaaaaaaaaaaaaagtctacctgTCACTACTTGAGCTGTGAAGTTACTATCCAACTACTGTTCAAAAACCAGTAACTTAACAAATGACTATAGAAAACCATACAGGAAAGAACTGTGACTTCTTATCCCAAAAGGTTAAATGAAAATAAGCATTTGCCTTTCATCCCTCACAA is from Sciurus carolinensis chromosome 13, mSciCar1.2, whole genome shotgun sequence and encodes:
- the C1d gene encoding nuclear nucleic acid-binding protein C1D isoform X1, giving the protein MRNKDPCTFTFMQLLVIMAGEEINEDYPVEIHEYLSAFENSIGAVDEMLKTMMSVSRNELLQKLDPLEQAKVDLVSAYTLNSMFWVYLATQGVNPKEHPVKQELERIRVYMNRVKEITDKKKAGKLDRGAASRFVKNALWEPKPKNASRVANKGKNKN
- the C1d gene encoding nuclear nucleic acid-binding protein C1D isoform X2, translated to MAGEEINEDYPVEIHEYLSAFENSIGAVDEMLKTMMSVSRNELLQKLDPLEQAKVDLVSAYTLNSMFWVYLATQGVNPKEHPVKQELERIRVYMNRVKEITDKKKAGKLDRGAASRFVKNALWEPKPKNASRVANKGKNKN